The following are encoded in a window of Bacillota bacterium genomic DNA:
- a CDS encoding RidA family protein, whose product MKQAIITDKVPAAIGPYSLGIQAGKMVFLSGQLPIDSATNQLIEDDIQVQTRQILNNIQAILNAAGGSLANVVKTTIFLKNMDDFAAVNEAYGEFFTNPAPARSCVAVACLPKNADIEIEVIAVLP is encoded by the coding sequence ATGAAACAAGCGATAATAACGGATAAAGTTCCTGCGGCAATCGGTCCTTATTCTTTGGGCATTCAGGCCGGGAAAATGGTGTTTCTCTCTGGACAACTGCCCATCGATTCGGCTACCAACCAGCTAATTGAAGATGATATTCAGGTTCAGACTCGGCAAATATTGAACAACATCCAAGCCATTCTTAATGCTGCCGGGGGTTCGTTAGCCAATGTGGTCAAGACAACGATATTTCTTAAAAACATGGATGATTTCGCGGCCGTCAATGAAGCTTATGGTGAGTTTTTTACCAACCCGGCTCCGGCTCGCTCGTGCGTAGCAGTGGCGTGCCTGCCCAAAAACGCAGACATTGAAATCGAGGTCATAGCTGTTCTACCTTAG